The Hypanus sabinus isolate sHypSab1 chromosome 31, sHypSab1.hap1, whole genome shotgun sequence genome window below encodes:
- the LOC132384040 gene encoding bcl2-associated agonist of cell death-like, translating into MAKRFQIAEYPSDPFPEEAGDRGRQPGDSDSDVFRDGVSQPRKLSLPEVEATSFRSRTRSEPANFTCALQYGRELRRMSDEFVSTFAERKRLRLSRSAGAIVSQVYQRVTTYFPQSRKAGGGS; encoded by the exons ATGGCAAAACGCTTCCAGATTGCGGAATACCCTTCGGATCCGTTCCCAGAGGAGGCGGGCGACCGAGGCAGGCAGCCTGGAG ATTCTGATTCGGACGTGTTCAGGGATGGGGTCTCCCAGCCTCGCAAGCTGTCTCTGCCCGAGGTAGAGGCCACGTCGTTCCGGTCGCGGACCCGATCGGAGCCGGCGAACTTCACGTGCGCCCTGCAGTACGGGCGGGAGCTGCGGAGAATGAGTGACGAGTTCGTCTCCACCTTCGCCGAGAGGAAG AGGCTGCGGCTCTCGAGGAGCGCCGGGGCGATTGTCAGCCAAGTCTACCAGAGAGTGACGACGTACTTCCCCCAAAGCAGGAAGGCCGGCGGCGGTTCTTGA